The proteins below come from a single Gossypium raimondii isolate GPD5lz chromosome 2, ASM2569854v1, whole genome shotgun sequence genomic window:
- the LOC105788370 gene encoding chlorophyll a-b binding protein 7, chloroplastic, whose protein sequence is MAQIGTTLGLSSTSSSFINGGAGDPRSLSSIFSFRPLTKLTTAKSSSFTSCRASWQELVGVLLFSAVPFTAVKAIANSPLGEALQRQLLKRKKEALANSSKFQALAQKARNESFWYGEDRPRWLGPIPYDYPEYLTGELPGDYGFDIAGLGKDPVDFQKYFNFEILHARWAMLAALGVVVPEILDLLGISHFAEPVWWRVGYSKLQGETLDYLGIPGLHLAGGQGVIIIAICQALLMVGPEYARYCGIEALEPLGIYLPGDLNYPGGVLFDPLKLSKDPAAFEELKVKEIKNGRLAMVAWLGFYFQAALTGKGPVQNLVEHLSDPFHNNLFSLLNSTSNT, encoded by the exons ATGGCTCAAATTGGAACAACGCTTGGGCTCTCTTCCACATCTTCGTCTTTCATCAATGGCGGAGCTGGAGACCCACGCTCCCTCTCATCCATTTTCTCTTTCAGACCCCTTACTAAACTCACGACCGCAAAGTCTTCTTCTTTTACTAGTTGCAGAGCTTCATGGCAAGAG CTGGTGGGAGTGCTGCTGTTTTCAGCAGTTCCTTTCACGGCGGTCAAAGCCATCGCTAATAGCCCTCTAGGCGAGGCCCTGCAGAGGCAATTGTTAAAGAGGAAGAAGGAAGCTCTTGCAAATTCTTCCAAGTTCCAGGCTTTAGCTCAGAAGGCAAGAAATGAGAG CTTCTGGTATGGAGAAGACCGCCCTCGCTGGCTTGGTCCCATCCCATATGACTATCCTGAATATCTAACTGGAGAACTGCCTGGGGATTATGGTTTTGATATTGCAGGTCTGGGCAAGGATCCTGTGGATTTCCAGAAGTACTTTAA TTTCGAAATTCTTCATGCTCGTTGGGCTATGCTTGCTGCCCTTGGTGTTGTGGTTCCCGAAATTTTAGATCTGCTTGGAATCTCTCACTTTGCTGAGCCTGTTTGGTGGCGGGTGGGCTATTCGAAACTTCAG GGAGAAACACTGGACTACCTTGGCATCCCGGGTCTACACTTAGCTGGAGGGCAAGGAGTGATTATCATTGCTATCTGCCAGGCCCTCTTGATG GTTGGACCAGAGTATGCAAGATATTGCGGGATAGAGGCATTGGAGCCTCTGGGGATTTATTTGCCTGGTGATCTTAATTACCCGGGAGGAGTGTTATTTGACCCATTGAAGCTGTCAAAAGACCCAGCAGCTTTTGAGGAGCTGAAGGTGAAGGAGATTAAAAATGGGAGGCTAGCCATGGTTGCTTGGTTAGGCTTTTATTTCCAAGCAGCTTTGACAGGTAAAGGTCCGGTACAGAACCTAGTTGAGCACCTCTCTGATCCATTTCATAATAACCTATTTTCCCTTCTTAATTCCACGTCAAATACATAA